The proteins below are encoded in one region of Halalkalicoccus jeotgali B3:
- a CDS encoding glycosyltransferase: protein MASIEVLQLVTTPRSFFDQQVRALEERGVDCTVLEVPRPQSGRGPADFARFYQRVLGETVLGDYDLVHANYGLVGPLALAQPVRPVVLSIWGSEVMGFSDRLDRITRVAARHSDAVIAPSMPVSRELDRPHTVIPFGVDTDLFRPIDRDEARDYLGWDRDARIVLFPYDPDRPVKNHPLAKRVVDRLSVEAELRTVSGLAYEEMPYVMNASDALLVTSERESGPMVIKEAAACNLPVVSTDVGFARDVLAGVSNCYIGESAADLARGLDSILDRRIRTDSRATIGRLGVDEMGDRLLMLYTTLLRLDS from the coding sequence ATGGCTTCGATTGAAGTCCTGCAGTTGGTGACGACGCCTCGATCGTTCTTCGACCAGCAGGTGCGTGCGCTCGAAGAGCGCGGTGTCGACTGTACGGTCCTCGAGGTCCCCCGTCCCCAGAGCGGTCGGGGACCGGCGGACTTCGCTCGCTTCTATCAGCGGGTTCTTGGTGAAACCGTTCTGGGCGACTACGATCTCGTTCACGCGAACTACGGGTTGGTCGGTCCGCTCGCCCTCGCACAGCCCGTCCGTCCGGTTGTTCTTTCGATCTGGGGCTCCGAAGTCATGGGGTTCTCGGACCGGCTCGACCGGATCACGCGCGTTGCCGCTCGGCACAGTGACGCCGTGATCGCACCTTCGATGCCGGTTTCACGTGAACTCGATCGACCCCATACCGTTATCCCGTTCGGCGTCGACACCGACCTGTTTCGTCCCATCGATCGGGACGAAGCGCGCGACTACCTCGGCTGGGATCGTGACGCCCGAATCGTCCTGTTTCCGTACGACCCCGATAGACCGGTAAAGAACCATCCGCTCGCGAAACGCGTCGTCGATCGTCTCTCGGTCGAGGCCGAACTACGGACCGTGTCAGGGCTGGCGTATGAGGAGATGCCGTACGTGATGAACGCGAGCGACGCGCTGCTCGTGACTTCGGAGCGCGAAAGCGGGCCGATGGTGATCAAGGAGGCCGCAGCCTGCAATCTCCCGGTCGTCTCGACCGACGTCGGGTTCGCACGTGACGTCCTGGCCGGTGTTTCGAACTGTTACATCGGCGAGTCCGCCGCCGACCTCGCCCGCGGTCTCGATTCGATCCTTGATCGCCGTATACGGACCGACAGTCGGGCTACGATCGGAAGACTGGGTGTCGATGAGATGGGCGATCGACTCCTTATGCTCTATACAACTCTCCTCCGTCTCGATTCGTGA
- a CDS encoding DUF7344 domain-containing protein, translating into MSTVNAEQTSSSDTDVTEVAPPERSLSKDDTFHILQNERRRRVLQYLSDTEGTVDMRDIAEQVAAWEHDTTVQQLTSNQRQRVYIALYQSHLPKLADFDLITYNRSRGVVERTPLANQVTHYLQETDEDSTGELDDGKWTRYYGGATVLSIALVTLAWFGTPPIGSLQLATLITAIYAVVTVGLMRSSTD; encoded by the coding sequence ATGTCGACCGTCAATGCGGAGCAAACCTCCTCAAGCGACACTGACGTTACGGAGGTCGCTCCACCCGAACGTTCTCTCTCGAAGGACGACACGTTTCATATTCTTCAGAACGAGCGTCGTCGCCGTGTGCTGCAGTACCTTTCGGACACCGAAGGGACTGTCGACATGCGTGATATCGCAGAACAGGTCGCCGCGTGGGAACACGACACGACAGTACAGCAGCTCACGTCCAACCAACGTCAACGTGTGTACATCGCGCTGTATCAATCCCACCTCCCGAAACTCGCCGATTTCGACCTCATTACCTACAACCGGAGTCGGGGCGTCGTCGAGCGAACGCCACTCGCAAATCAGGTGACACACTACCTCCAAGAAACCGACGAGGATTCGACCGGCGAACTCGACGACGGGAAGTGGACGCGCTATTACGGCGGAGCGACCGTCCTCAGTATCGCGCTCGTGACGCTCGCGTGGTTCGGGACCCCGCCGATCGGCAGTCTCCAACTGGCGACGCTGATAACCGCGATCTACGCCGTCGTAACCGTGGGGCTGATGCGCTCGTCTACCGACTGA
- a CDS encoding helix-turn-helix transcriptional regulator — MRSTDSTEPSEHSVEAADPILTDDERIVRLLISNGGRMKQSRIVDETGWSKAKVSRLLSSMEDEKRIAKRTLGRENVILLDTTDGPYASVGRSEG; from the coding sequence ATGCGTTCTACAGACTCCACCGAACCATCCGAGCACTCGGTTGAGGCTGCCGATCCCATATTAACCGACGACGAGCGTATCGTCCGCTTGCTGATCTCGAACGGGGGTCGAATGAAACAGTCCCGAATCGTCGACGAAACCGGCTGGTCGAAAGCAAAGGTGAGTCGCCTCCTCTCGTCGATGGAGGACGAAAAGCGAATCGCAAAGCGCACCCTCGGCAGGGAGAACGTTATCCTCCTCGATACGACCGACGGGCCGTACGCTTCTGTCGGTCGTTCCGAAGGGTGA
- the glmS gene encoding glutamine--fructose-6-phosphate transaminase (isomerizing) codes for MCGIIACVGSTNAVDTVLTGLQNLEYRGYDSAGLAIQNDTDLVVRKRAGKISDLTGGFVRELPDGVSGIGHTRWSTHGPPTDANAHPHTSASGTVAVVHNGIISNYEALRAELEGLGYAFRSDTDTEVIPHLVEHYLDDGYDSDQAFRKTIERLEGSYAIALMIEGEDTVRAARQGSPLVVGLHDDAYYLASDVPAFLEFTDEVIYLEDGDVVTVGEGSLSITDLDGTPLSREIDTVDWDPEETGKGGYDHYMHKEIESQPESLSNTIRGRIDPETPAVRLDGFPAGCFEGVSEVHFVACGTSYHAALYGARLLEEANVRVRTSRASEFTGRVPDPEGTLVVAVTQSGETADTLGALRTASEAGARTLALTNVVGSTVAREADEVLYIRAGPEIGVAATKTFSSQVVTLALLVERLREDIEGATEREDSEAFLEALSVLPNQIEEVIRTSRAEALSAKYNDRGAYFFIGHALQHPVALEGALKFKEITYEHAEGFAAGELKHGPLALVTPGTPIFALFDGKHDEKTHTNAKEAQARGAEIIAITARERTAGFADDVLVIPDTHPDLSGLLANVQLQFVSYYTARLLDRPIDKPRNLAKSVTVE; via the coding sequence ATGTGCGGAATAATCGCCTGCGTCGGTTCGACCAACGCCGTCGATACCGTTCTGACCGGCCTCCAAAACCTCGAATACCGCGGATACGACTCTGCCGGTCTGGCGATCCAGAACGATACCGATCTGGTGGTCCGAAAGCGCGCCGGCAAGATCAGCGATCTCACGGGCGGGTTCGTTCGGGAACTCCCCGACGGTGTCTCCGGGATCGGCCACACCCGCTGGAGCACCCACGGCCCGCCGACCGACGCCAACGCCCATCCCCATACGAGCGCCTCGGGGACGGTCGCTGTGGTTCACAACGGCATCATCTCCAACTACGAGGCTCTTCGCGCGGAACTCGAAGGACTCGGGTACGCCTTCCGGAGCGACACCGACACCGAAGTGATCCCCCATCTCGTCGAGCATTACCTCGACGACGGCTACGACAGCGACCAAGCGTTCAGAAAGACAATCGAACGTCTGGAAGGGAGTTACGCGATCGCTCTCATGATCGAGGGCGAGGACACCGTTCGCGCGGCGAGACAGGGATCGCCCCTCGTGGTCGGGCTTCACGACGACGCCTACTATCTAGCTAGCGACGTGCCCGCGTTCCTCGAATTCACTGACGAAGTGATCTATCTGGAGGACGGTGACGTCGTCACCGTTGGGGAGGGCTCACTCTCGATCACCGACCTCGATGGTACTCCCCTTTCCCGGGAGATCGACACTGTCGACTGGGACCCCGAGGAAACGGGCAAGGGCGGCTACGATCACTACATGCACAAGGAAATCGAGAGCCAGCCCGAGTCGCTCTCGAACACGATCCGCGGGCGGATCGATCCCGAGACGCCTGCCGTCCGTCTCGACGGGTTCCCTGCCGGCTGTTTCGAGGGCGTCTCGGAGGTCCACTTCGTCGCCTGCGGTACATCTTATCACGCGGCGCTATACGGCGCACGCCTCCTCGAGGAGGCGAACGTCCGGGTTCGTACGTCTCGAGCCAGCGAGTTCACCGGGCGAGTCCCCGACCCGGAGGGGACGCTTGTCGTCGCGGTCACCCAAAGTGGTGAGACTGCCGACACCCTCGGTGCGCTCAGGACGGCCAGCGAGGCCGGTGCCAGGACGCTCGCGCTGACGAACGTCGTCGGCTCGACCGTCGCTCGTGAGGCGGACGAGGTACTCTACATCCGCGCTGGCCCCGAGATCGGCGTCGCCGCCACCAAGACCTTCTCCTCGCAGGTCGTCACGCTCGCCCTGCTCGTCGAACGGCTCCGGGAAGACATCGAGGGGGCGACCGAACGCGAGGATTCCGAAGCCTTCCTCGAAGCACTCTCGGTGCTTCCCAACCAGATCGAGGAGGTGATCCGGACCTCGCGGGCCGAGGCACTCAGCGCGAAGTACAACGACCGCGGCGCGTACTTCTTTATCGGGCATGCCCTCCAGCATCCGGTCGCGCTCGAAGGAGCCCTGAAGTTCAAGGAGATCACCTACGAGCACGCCGAAGGCTTCGCTGCGGGCGAGCTCAAACACGGCCCGCTTGCACTCGTCACACCGGGAACTCCGATCTTTGCGCTGTTCGACGGGAAACACGACGAGAAAACCCACACGAACGCCAAGGAAGCCCAGGCTCGCGGCGCCGAGATCATCGCCATCACCGCGCGCGAGCGCACCGCAGGGTTCGCCGACGACGTACTGGTGATCCCCGATACGCATCCGGACCTCAGTGGGTTGCTCGCGAACGTTCAACTCCAGTTCGTCTCCTACTACACCGCACGGCTCCTCGATCGCCCCATCGACAAACCCCGCAACCTCGCGAAAAGCGTCACCGTCGAGTAA
- a CDS encoding asparagine synthase-related protein, translating to MKTELFGVFGDREQFARFRSPAEFDRLLGGESVTVGIRDPHLDVPNRTSVHRAPDGFCVVWGEVFAPEGVERPASTWLFDRYATEGNDAVEGLNGSYVGVIECDGDSLVFTDPIHSRECFYTDTPVRCFGTDTAELTRVIPSPTLDCRGLCEFVHFGLTFGETTTIEQLRRLPFDSCLFPDAIEPLSRFVYEPRSFDYTEELAARLERAIDRRAAYPGTSGMLMSAGFDSRVLLARLPEVDVCYTLGTPRTPEVRVARKVASQYGTRHETLLVNESYLAVDPDIVQYTNGIRESVHIHHRGNTAEITADVIYHGLFLDTLLRGRFVPHDTVHLDVIDRDFPLPRLDPDPDIDRHFASKFGFYGDTDRPLIDCPEIDADTSEQFLKDTIARHYKRGFDRADSRYNAMALLGIKAKSALPFKTHLADQFLESFVAADSELVDWHLTTPPEHRNDRTYQKALRMIDPEIFRYRPPDRPHRSYQLNQMEKYLRKKLPGVSPFGTPWPDRDQIYDENDLDTRLFAGRPDIQALPPRIKLRINDARMWLEYARGETAEKPYDFVRSEPTL from the coding sequence ATGAAGACGGAGTTGTTCGGGGTGTTCGGCGACCGCGAGCAGTTCGCGCGATTTCGATCCCCGGCCGAATTCGATCGACTCCTCGGCGGAGAGTCGGTTACCGTCGGTATTCGTGATCCTCATCTCGACGTCCCGAACCGAACGTCGGTCCATCGAGCACCCGATGGGTTCTGTGTCGTCTGGGGAGAGGTGTTCGCACCCGAGGGAGTCGAACGACCGGCTTCGACGTGGCTGTTCGACCGCTACGCCACGGAAGGAAACGACGCCGTCGAAGGGCTGAACGGATCGTACGTCGGGGTCATCGAATGCGACGGTGACTCGCTCGTTTTCACCGATCCGATCCACTCCCGGGAGTGTTTCTACACCGACACCCCCGTTCGCTGTTTCGGGACTGACACGGCGGAACTGACGCGGGTGATCCCCTCGCCGACGCTGGACTGCCGTGGTCTCTGCGAGTTCGTCCATTTCGGGTTGACGTTCGGCGAGACGACGACCATCGAACAGCTCCGACGGCTCCCCTTCGACAGCTGTCTCTTTCCCGATGCGATCGAACCGCTCTCACGGTTCGTCTACGAACCGAGATCGTTCGACTACACCGAGGAACTCGCGGCCCGTCTCGAACGGGCTATCGATCGGCGCGCGGCGTATCCCGGCACGAGTGGAATGTTGATGAGCGCCGGGTTCGACTCGCGTGTTTTGCTCGCGAGACTTCCCGAGGTCGACGTCTGTTACACCCTGGGAACGCCCCGAACGCCCGAGGTGCGGGTCGCACGCAAGGTGGCCAGCCAGTACGGAACCCGACACGAGACGCTGCTCGTCAACGAGAGCTACCTCGCCGTCGATCCCGACATCGTTCAGTACACGAACGGCATCCGCGAATCGGTCCACATCCATCACCGGGGAAACACGGCGGAGATCACGGCGGACGTGATCTATCACGGCCTGTTTCTCGATACGTTGTTGCGGGGACGGTTCGTCCCTCACGATACCGTCCACCTCGACGTCATCGATCGTGACTTCCCGCTACCGCGGCTCGATCCGGACCCTGATATCGACCGTCACTTCGCGAGCAAGTTCGGCTTTTACGGTGATACTGACCGACCGCTGATCGACTGCCCCGAGATCGACGCAGACACGTCCGAACAGTTCCTCAAGGATACGATCGCCCGCCACTACAAGCGTGGCTTCGATCGGGCGGATTCGAGGTACAACGCCATGGCGTTGCTCGGTATCAAGGCGAAATCCGCGCTTCCATTCAAGACTCATCTCGCCGATCAGTTCCTCGAGAGCTTTGTCGCGGCCGACTCCGAACTCGTCGACTGGCACCTCACGACGCCGCCCGAACACAGGAACGACCGGACCTACCAGAAGGCGTTGCGGATGATCGATCCGGAGATCTTCCGGTATCGCCCGCCCGATCGTCCACATCGGTCCTATCAACTCAATCAGATGGAGAAGTACCTCCGGAAGAAACTCCCCGGGGTCAGCCCCTTCGGAACGCCGTGGCCCGATCGGGATCAGATCTACGACGAGAACGACCTCGACACGCGTCTGTTCGCGGGACGACCCGATATTCAGGCCCTCCCGCCCCGCATAAAGCTCCGGATCAACGATGCCCGGATGTGGCTCGAATACGCCCGCGGTGAGACGGCCGAAAAGCCCTACGACTTCGTCAGGTCCGAACCCACCCTTTGA